One window of Paludibacter propionicigenes WB4 genomic DNA carries:
- a CDS encoding DUF4197 domain-containing protein, translating into MKRFILPVIISFTLLSCAQLQQVANQISTSLPSTTSKTVTNTENISGLKSSLSVGIEHAVSNLGVEDGFYKNAAVKLLLPPEAQTIVDNAKLIPGGQALVDKAILSLNRSAEDAVKEATPIFKTAITSMTITDAMGILFGNNNAATEYLKKTTYSQLRAAFAPKIKASLDKPLVANVSTTKTWNSLTSGYNTVAGSTVGSISGLKKVNVNLENYVTEKALDALFMKVAAEESAIRTNPAARVNDLLKRVFGQLDKK; encoded by the coding sequence ATGAAACGATTTATCCTTCCGGTCATCATATCTTTTACACTTTTATCGTGTGCTCAACTACAGCAGGTGGCCAACCAAATATCGACCTCACTGCCTTCAACAACAAGCAAAACAGTAACCAATACTGAAAATATTTCCGGTTTGAAAAGCTCTCTCAGTGTAGGGATAGAGCATGCTGTATCTAATCTTGGAGTAGAAGATGGATTTTATAAAAATGCTGCCGTCAAACTATTATTACCTCCGGAAGCGCAAACCATTGTTGATAATGCAAAACTAATTCCGGGTGGTCAGGCTTTGGTTGACAAGGCTATCCTTTCGCTCAACCGCTCTGCCGAAGATGCTGTAAAAGAAGCAACACCTATTTTCAAAACAGCTATCACAAGTATGACCATTACTGATGCTATGGGAATTTTGTTTGGAAATAATAATGCCGCAACAGAATATCTTAAAAAGACCACCTACTCGCAACTGAGAGCTGCATTTGCTCCCAAAATAAAAGCATCTCTCGACAAACCCTTGGTTGCAAACGTGTCAACAACCAAAACATGGAACTCACTTACATCGGGATATAATACAGTTGCAGGGAGCACAGTTGGTTCGATTTCAGGATTGAAGAAGGTGAATGTCAATCTGGAAAACTACGTTACCGAGAAAGCACTTGACGCCCTGTTTATGAAAGTTGCTGCCGAAGAAAGTGCCATCCGCACCAATCCTGCCGCGCGTGTAAACGATTTATTGAAAAGGGTTTTCGGGCAGTTGGATAAGAAATAA
- a CDS encoding Do family serine endopeptidase, with product MNATKRMKTLGFFGLVVAVSVATNLTTNLVSQKGDSLTVQENKLPVTYAKFAHAANAMETDFTVAAELSIHAVVHVKTKSPIRVQRFGGYPDDSFFDYFFGQPQQSPRSRRGATDEPPMREGVGSGVIISNDGYIVTNNHVVEGSTDIEVTLNDKRTFKAKVVGTDPNTDIALIKVDAKDLPVIAFGNSDELKVGEWVLAVGNPFNLTSTVTAGIVSAKARNINIINTKMAIESFIQTDAAVNPGNSGGALVNTRGELVGINAAIASQTGAYSGYAFAVPISIVQKVVSDIRQYGVVQRALLGVKIGDIDSKLAKEKKLKTLEGAYVDEVTDQSAAKAAGIKVGDVINNVNGTAVKSSAELREQVARYRPGDKITVTVVRGDSEEKLRVELKNTQGNFNVVKSENSKDVLGATFKELDSKTKDRLGLDYGIEIKSLSKGKLTDQGIKAGFIILKINNKTIRSAEDVQEAYEDVMNNGEKEKPLYIAGAYPNGRVVYLAIDLAE from the coding sequence ATGAATGCAACAAAAAGAATGAAAACGCTCGGCTTTTTCGGTTTAGTCGTTGCGGTGAGTGTGGCAACCAATCTGACCACAAATTTAGTTTCACAAAAAGGAGATAGCCTGACAGTTCAGGAAAATAAACTGCCGGTAACTTATGCCAAATTTGCGCATGCAGCCAATGCAATGGAAACCGACTTCACTGTTGCTGCAGAATTAAGCATACATGCGGTGGTTCACGTTAAGACAAAAAGTCCTATAAGGGTTCAGCGATTCGGAGGATATCCTGATGATTCGTTTTTTGATTATTTCTTCGGGCAACCACAACAAAGCCCACGCTCCAGGAGAGGAGCTACCGATGAACCTCCTATGAGAGAGGGCGTAGGTTCAGGCGTGATTATATCGAATGATGGATATATCGTTACAAACAATCACGTTGTGGAAGGTTCTACCGACATAGAAGTTACGCTGAATGATAAACGTACCTTTAAAGCAAAAGTGGTAGGAACCGACCCTAATACTGATATAGCTTTGATCAAAGTAGATGCTAAGGATTTACCAGTCATTGCATTTGGTAATTCTGATGAGTTGAAGGTAGGTGAATGGGTGTTGGCAGTAGGCAATCCGTTTAATCTGACATCTACTGTTACGGCAGGTATAGTTAGTGCCAAAGCGCGTAACATCAATATTATCAATACTAAAATGGCAATTGAGTCATTTATTCAGACCGATGCAGCTGTTAATCCGGGCAATAGTGGAGGTGCGTTGGTGAACACCCGAGGCGAGTTGGTTGGAATTAATGCAGCCATAGCTTCGCAAACCGGTGCTTATTCAGGTTATGCATTTGCTGTACCGATAAGCATAGTTCAAAAGGTGGTGTCTGATATTCGTCAATATGGAGTGGTGCAACGTGCGCTGTTGGGAGTTAAGATTGGTGATATTGACAGTAAGCTGGCAAAAGAAAAGAAGCTGAAAACTCTTGAGGGTGCCTATGTTGATGAGGTAACTGATCAGAGTGCAGCAAAAGCCGCCGGAATAAAAGTAGGTGATGTAATTAATAACGTGAACGGTACAGCCGTCAAATCATCAGCTGAGTTGCGCGAACAGGTTGCTCGTTACCGCCCTGGTGATAAAATAACGGTTACTGTTGTGAGAGGCGACTCAGAGGAAAAATTGAGAGTGGAGCTTAAAAATACGCAAGGTAACTTTAATGTGGTAAAATCGGAAAACAGTAAAGATGTGTTGGGAGCCACATTTAAAGAATTGGATTCAAAGACCAAAGACCGTCTGGGACTGGATTATGGTATTGAAATTAAATCACTTTCCAAAGGAAAACTGACCGATCAGGGAATTAAAGCCGGATTTATTATCCTCAAGATAAATAATAAAACCATACGCTCGGCCGAAGATGTTCAGGAAGCTTATGAAGATGTGATGAATAACGGAGAGAAAGAAAAACCACTGTATATTGCAGGAGCTTATCCTAACGGCAGGGTGGTGTATCTGGCGATAGATTTAGCTGAATAA
- a CDS encoding sigma-70 family RNA polymerase sigma factor — MRQLKITKSITNRESASLDKYLQEIGREDLITVEEEVELAQRIRAGDRIALEKLTRANLRFVVSVAKQYQNQGLSLPDLINEGNLGLIKAAEKFDETRGFKFISYAVWWIRQSILQALAEQSRIVRLPLNQVGSLNKINKAFSKFEQENERKPSPEELADVLDIPVDKIADTMKVSGRHISVDAPFVEGEDNSLLDVMINDDSPNADRVLINESLSKEIERVLAFTLSDRERDIVKKFFGIGVAEMTLEEIGDEFGLTRERVRQIKEKAIRKLRPNAKSKLLKGFLG; from the coding sequence ATGAGACAATTAAAAATTACCAAATCAATCACGAATCGTGAAAGTGCATCTCTTGACAAATACCTCCAAGAGATAGGACGCGAAGATCTTATTACTGTTGAAGAAGAAGTTGAGTTGGCTCAACGAATCCGCGCAGGTGATAGAATAGCGTTGGAAAAACTGACACGTGCTAACTTACGTTTTGTTGTTTCAGTAGCAAAACAGTACCAAAATCAAGGCCTCAGTCTACCGGACTTAATCAATGAAGGCAATCTTGGACTGATTAAAGCTGCCGAAAAATTCGATGAAACACGTGGATTCAAGTTTATTTCGTATGCAGTTTGGTGGATTCGTCAGTCTATCTTACAAGCTTTGGCTGAGCAGTCACGTATTGTTCGTTTACCGCTTAATCAGGTAGGATCATTAAACAAAATCAACAAAGCTTTTTCCAAATTTGAGCAGGAAAACGAGCGTAAACCTTCACCCGAAGAATTGGCAGATGTACTGGATATTCCGGTAGATAAAATTGCCGACACGATGAAAGTTTCAGGTCGTCATATTTCTGTGGATGCACCGTTTGTGGAAGGCGAGGACAACAGCTTGTTGGATGTAATGATTAACGATGACTCTCCGAATGCAGACCGTGTGTTGATTAACGAATCACTTTCTAAAGAAATAGAGCGCGTACTGGCATTTACTTTGTCGGACAGAGAACGCGATATAGTGAAAAAATTCTTTGGAATTGGTGTGGCGGAAATGACACTGGAAGAAATAGGCGACGAATTTGGTTTGACACGTGAACGCGTGCGACAAATCAAAGAAAAAGCGATTCGGAAATTGAGACCCAATGCTAAAAGTAAATTATTAAAAGGATTTTTAGGTTAA
- a CDS encoding citrate synthase: MEQDYLIYKLSETIKTTSRIDKELFTQFNVKRGLRNEDHSGVLVGLTKVGDVVGYEKLPEGGLKAIPGKLYYRGIDVEDLASGLAKENRLGFEETAFLLLSGYLPDAEELITFKKILYSAMPLNQKATMNIIDLEGQDIMNILARSVLELYTFDPNPDDISRDNLIRQSIELIAKFPTIIAYAYNILRHSQQGRSLHIRHPNEDMSLAENFLYMMKGPNNYTELDVKILDLTLILHADHGGGNNSTFTVRVTSSSQTDTYSSIAAGIGSLKGPLHGGANIKVVQMFEHLKTAIKDWTNVKEIDAYLKKMLNKEAYNKSGLIYGIGHAVYTISDPRALVLKEMARQMAEEKGLQKEFEFLQLLDERSVKAFMSFKGDDINKQVCTNVDFYSGFVYDAIGLPTEVFTPLFAMARITGWTAHRIEELNFASKRIIRPAYKNVGEKRPFTPLKDR; encoded by the coding sequence ATGGAACAAGATTATTTAATTTATAAATTATCAGAGACGATAAAAACCACCAGCAGAATAGACAAAGAACTGTTCACCCAGTTCAATGTGAAGCGTGGTCTGCGTAACGAAGACCACTCCGGAGTATTAGTCGGACTTACCAAAGTGGGAGACGTAGTAGGATACGAAAAATTACCCGAAGGCGGACTGAAAGCTATTCCCGGAAAACTATACTATCGTGGTATCGACGTTGAAGATTTAGCTAGTGGCCTTGCAAAAGAAAACAGACTGGGATTTGAAGAAACAGCATTCCTGCTTCTTTCAGGTTATCTGCCAGATGCAGAAGAACTGATTACGTTCAAAAAAATCCTGTACAGTGCTATGCCGCTCAACCAAAAAGCGACGATGAACATCATCGATCTGGAAGGTCAGGACATTATGAATATATTAGCACGCAGCGTGTTGGAGCTTTATACCTTCGACCCTAATCCGGACGATATCTCACGCGATAATTTGATTCGCCAGTCTATTGAACTGATTGCAAAATTCCCAACTATTATTGCTTACGCTTACAATATTCTTCGCCACAGTCAACAAGGGCGCTCGTTACACATTCGCCACCCGAATGAGGATATGTCGTTGGCAGAAAATTTCCTTTACATGATGAAGGGGCCGAACAACTACACCGAACTGGATGTAAAGATTCTGGATTTAACCCTTATTCTTCATGCCGACCACGGTGGTGGTAACAACTCTACATTTACCGTACGTGTTACAAGTTCTTCGCAAACCGATACCTATTCATCTATCGCAGCTGGCATTGGTTCGCTGAAAGGTCCGCTACATGGTGGTGCAAACATCAAAGTGGTTCAAATGTTCGAACACCTGAAAACAGCCATAAAAGACTGGACAAATGTGAAGGAAATTGATGCTTACTTAAAGAAAATGCTTAACAAAGAAGCATACAACAAGAGTGGTCTCATTTACGGTATCGGTCATGCGGTATATACAATCTCCGATCCACGTGCACTAGTGCTCAAAGAAATGGCACGTCAAATGGCTGAAGAAAAAGGTCTGCAAAAAGAATTTGAGTTCCTGCAATTGCTTGACGAACGTTCAGTAAAAGCGTTCATGTCGTTCAAAGGTGATGATATCAACAAACAGGTTTGTACCAATGTCGATTTCTATTCCGGATTTGTGTATGACGCCATTGGTCTTCCAACCGAAGTATTTACTCCGCTTTTTGCAATGGCTCGTATCACCGGATGGACTGCTCACCGTATCGAAGAATTAAACTTTGCCAGCAAACGTATCATCCGCCCTGCTTACAAAAACGTAGGCGAAAAAAGACCATTTACACCCTTGAAGGATAGATAA
- a CDS encoding NADP-dependent isocitrate dehydrogenase: MKEKIKVTKPVVELDGDEMTRIIWAFIKEQLILPYLDLDIKYYDLGIENRDLTNDEVTIEAANAINKYNVGIKCATITPDEARVEEFGLKKMWKSPNGTLRNIIGGTVFREPIICNNVPRYVQGWTKPIVIGRHAFGDQYKATDTVIKGKGTLKMTFTNEAGETKEWEVYNFNGDGVAMTMYNTDESIYGFARSSFQVALEKKWPLYLSTKNTILKAYDGRFKDIFQEVYEKEFQAAFKEAGITYEHRLIDDMVASCMKWNGGFVWACKNYDGDVQSDTVAQGFGSLGLMSSVLVTPDGKTVEAEAAHGTVTRHYRQHQQGKQTSTNPIASIFAWTRGLMHRAKLDNNPELQSFCEKLEQVCIETVEAGEMTKDLAILIYGEGVTNANYLSTEGFLAALKRNLDKKLA, encoded by the coding sequence ATGAAAGAAAAAATTAAAGTAACAAAACCGGTCGTTGAACTTGACGGCGATGAGATGACCCGCATAATCTGGGCATTTATTAAAGAACAACTTATCCTCCCTTACCTCGATCTGGATATCAAGTATTACGATTTGGGAATTGAAAATCGCGATTTGACCAACGATGAAGTAACCATTGAAGCAGCCAACGCTATCAATAAATACAATGTTGGAATTAAGTGTGCCACTATTACACCCGACGAAGCGCGTGTTGAAGAATTCGGTCTGAAAAAAATGTGGAAATCGCCTAACGGAACTCTCCGCAACATCATTGGTGGAACCGTTTTCCGTGAACCGATTATTTGCAACAACGTGCCGCGTTACGTGCAAGGCTGGACTAAACCTATCGTTATCGGTCGTCATGCATTTGGTGACCAGTACAAAGCCACCGATACAGTGATTAAAGGCAAAGGAACTCTGAAAATGACCTTTACCAATGAAGCTGGCGAAACCAAAGAATGGGAAGTGTATAACTTCAACGGCGATGGTGTAGCCATGACCATGTACAATACCGACGAATCAATCTACGGCTTTGCGCGCTCTTCTTTTCAGGTAGCGTTGGAGAAAAAGTGGCCATTGTATCTATCAACAAAAAACACCATTTTGAAAGCTTACGACGGACGCTTCAAAGACATTTTTCAGGAAGTGTACGAAAAAGAATTTCAGGCTGCATTTAAAGAGGCCGGAATTACATACGAGCACCGCCTGATTGATGACATGGTGGCTTCGTGCATGAAGTGGAACGGCGGATTTGTGTGGGCTTGTAAAAACTACGACGGTGATGTACAATCAGACACCGTGGCACAAGGATTCGGTTCGCTTGGATTAATGTCATCCGTACTTGTTACACCCGATGGAAAAACCGTAGAAGCCGAAGCAGCTCACGGAACAGTAACCCGACACTACCGTCAGCACCAACAGGGCAAGCAAACTTCGACTAACCCTATCGCTTCAATCTTTGCCTGGACTCGTGGACTCATGCACAGAGCTAAGCTGGACAACAATCCTGAATTGCAGAGCTTCTGCGAAAAACTGGAACAGGTATGTATTGAAACAGTTGAAGCCGGAGAAATGACCAAGGATTTGGCTATTCTGATTTACGGCGAAGGTGTTACCAACGCCAACTATCTGAGTACAGAAGGATTTTTAGCTGCACTTAAACGCAATCTGGATAAGAAACTGGCGTAA
- the eno gene encoding phosphopyruvate hydratase — protein MSKIEKIVAREILDSRGNPTVEVDVLLESGIVGRAAVPSGASTGENEAIELRDGDKKRYLGKGVQKAVDNVNTILGPALVGISALQQRAIDKLMIKLDGTKTKSNLGANAILGVSLAVAKAAAAYLDLPLYRYIGGTNTFVLPVPMMNIINGGSHSDAPIAFQEFMIRPVGATSFKEGLRMGAEVFHSLKKVLHDKGLSTAVGDEGGFAPNLAGGTEEALESILTAVKNAGYKPGSDVTIGLDCASSEFYKDGVYDYSKFEGPNGKKRSSAEQADYLAELISNYPIDSIEDGMSEGDWDGWKLLTDKIGSKCQLVGDDLFVTNVDYLRKGIDLGCANSILIKVNQIGTLSETLDAIEMAHRAGYTSVTSHRSGETEDATIADIAVATNSGQIKTGSLSRSDRMAKYNQLLRIEEELGDLAVYGYKK, from the coding sequence ATGAGTAAAATTGAAAAAATTGTTGCCCGCGAAATACTTGACTCGCGTGGAAATCCTACTGTAGAAGTCGATGTATTGCTTGAATCAGGCATTGTCGGTCGTGCTGCAGTTCCATCAGGAGCGTCAACCGGCGAAAATGAAGCCATTGAACTTCGGGATGGTGACAAAAAACGTTATTTGGGTAAAGGTGTTCAGAAAGCAGTAGATAATGTAAATACGATTCTCGGACCTGCTTTGGTTGGTATCAGTGCATTGCAACAACGCGCTATCGATAAACTTATGATTAAGCTGGATGGAACAAAAACAAAATCCAACCTGGGTGCCAACGCTATTCTCGGAGTTTCGCTGGCGGTTGCCAAAGCTGCTGCGGCTTATCTCGATTTGCCTTTGTATCGTTACATTGGAGGAACCAATACTTTTGTATTGCCGGTTCCTATGATGAACATTATCAACGGTGGTTCGCACTCCGATGCCCCGATTGCTTTTCAGGAATTCATGATTCGTCCTGTTGGTGCTACATCGTTTAAAGAAGGACTTCGTATGGGCGCTGAAGTGTTCCATTCATTGAAAAAAGTGCTTCACGACAAAGGTCTTAGCACTGCCGTAGGTGACGAGGGTGGTTTTGCTCCTAATCTGGCTGGTGGAACTGAAGAGGCTTTGGAATCAATTCTTACGGCTGTCAAAAATGCAGGTTACAAACCGGGTTCAGATGTAACTATCGGGTTGGATTGCGCTTCATCCGAGTTTTACAAAGATGGAGTTTACGATTATTCTAAATTTGAAGGACCTAATGGAAAGAAACGCTCTTCGGCCGAGCAAGCTGACTATCTCGCAGAACTGATCTCTAATTATCCGATTGATTCGATAGAAGATGGTATGAGTGAGGGCGACTGGGATGGATGGAAATTACTTACAGACAAAATTGGTAGTAAATGCCAGTTAGTAGGTGATGACTTATTTGTAACCAATGTTGATTACCTGAGAAAAGGAATTGATTTAGGTTGTGCTAATTCAATTTTGATTAAAGTAAATCAGATTGGAACCTTGTCCGAAACATTGGATGCTATTGAAATGGCTCACCGTGCCGGTTATACCTCGGTTACTTCGCACCGCTCGGGTGAAACTGAAGATGCTACTATTGCCGACATAGCTGTAGCAACGAACTCGGGACAAATCAAAACAGGTTCGTTGAGTCGTTCCGATCGTATGGCTAAGTATAACCAGTTGCTTCGTATCGAAGAAGAACTGGGTGATTTGGCGGTTTACGGTTATAAAAAATAA
- a CDS encoding four helix bundle protein translates to MRNFEELRVWQDARLLVNDIYKMTATCKDYGFKDQIQRAAVSIMNNIAEGSESGSDPLFVRYLKIAKASCGEVRSMLFLCEDLHYCSADTAISLKNRAILISSSIQKLIEYLNKSNNQESKS, encoded by the coding sequence ATGAGAAACTTTGAAGAACTAAGAGTATGGCAAGATGCTCGTTTATTGGTGAATGACATTTACAAAATGACTGCAACTTGTAAAGATTATGGTTTCAAAGATCAAATACAAAGAGCTGCTGTTTCTATAATGAATAATATCGCAGAAGGATCTGAATCTGGTTCTGACCCATTATTTGTTCGTTATTTAAAAATTGCAAAAGCAAGTTGTGGCGAAGTAAGAAGTATGCTCTTTCTCTGTGAAGATTTGCATTATTGCTCTGCAGACACAGCCATTAGTCTTAAAAACAGAGCAATATTGATTTCATCATCCATCCAGAAACTAATTGAATATTTAAACAAGTCAAATAATCAGGAATCAAAATCTTAG